From Juglans regia cultivar Chandler chromosome 8, Walnut 2.0, whole genome shotgun sequence, the proteins below share one genomic window:
- the LOC109014332 gene encoding putative HVA22-like protein g, translating to MIGSFLTRGLVLIFGYAYPAYECYKTVEKNKPEIEQLLFWCQYWILVAVLTVCERFGDAFISWVPMYSEAKLAFFIYLWYPKTKGTTYVYDSFFRPYLAKHETEIDRNLLELRTRAGDIAVLYWQRAASYGQTRIYDILQYVATQSTPRPRPSQPQQPSVRVGKTPATSNRQAASPVQPETEEPPSPSSSTSSNHHQKEVAEEVGCAQEPKGPPAAVGVNTQKATAAPEKTSEATPTETETMQIEVAPSSSSNDENTNPAPKETVMEEAIRVTRGRLRKARSAGKSPKNESATRE from the exons ATGATAGGATCCTTTCTCACTAGAGGGCTTGT ATTGATTTTCGGCTATGCTTATCCAGCTTATGAGTGCTACAAAACTGTCGAAAAGAATAAGCCGGAGATCGAGCAACTTCTCTTTTGGTGCCAGTATTG GATTTTGGTGGCAGTTTTGACAGTTTGCGAGAGATTTGGAGATGCTTTTATTTCATG GGTTCCAATGTATAGTGAAGCGAAGTTGGCattctttatatatttgtgGTACCCAAAAACAAAG GGAACAACGTATGTGTATGATTCGTTCTTTAGACCATATCTTGCAAAGCATGAGACTGAGATTGATCGGAACTTATTAGAACTGAGGACTAGGGCTGGAGATATTGCAGTTTTGTATTGGCAAAGAGCCGCAAGCTATGGTCAGACCagaatatatgatattttgcAGTATGTCGCTACCCAATCAACACCACGGCCTCGTCCTTCTCAG CCACAACAGCCAAGTGTCAGGGTTGGCAAAACCCCTGCTACCTCTAATCGACAAGCAGCTAGCCCAGTACAACCAGAGACTGAAGAACCACCATCTCCCTCTTCTAGTACATCTTCCAACCATCACCAAAAGGAGGTAGCGGAAGAGGTTGGTTGTGCACAAGAGCCTAAAGGACCTCCTGCTGCAGTAGGTGTGAATACGCAAAAAGCAACTGCTGCACCCGAAAAAACCAGCGAAGCTAcaccaactgaaactgaaacaatGCAGATTGAAGTAgcgccttcttcttcttccaatgATGAGAACACAAATCCTGCCCCAAAAGAAACTGTAATGGAAGAAGCCATTCGGGTTACACGTGGACGATTGAGGAAAGCCCGTTCTGCCGGGAAATCCCCAAAGAATGAAA GTGCAACTCGCGAATGA